Part of the Methanococcus voltae genome, AGCCCGACGGGATAGGCCTGGCTACCCTACCTCGCTAATGTTCTTGTGTATTATTTTATTCTTATTCTCTATTTTATATTATTAGTTTTATTTCTGACATTTCATTTGTCAACACATAAGAATAGCAAACATAGTATATAAATCTATGGGTTACTTTTAAAAATAAGCTTATTTTTAAAATCAAGGATTATTTAATTATAAAATCAAGCTTTTAGACAATATAAATATTTATTTTTGGCAATTGTCGAGAGGGAAAAATTAAGTAATTGACGGAAAATATATAAATGTAGAAGACAATAGTATTATCAAATATAATCATATCAAAATTTATCAGAACATAACAGAACTTATCAAAATTTGTAAATTAATTATATCGCGTATAATTATAAAATTAAGACTTATAAAACAGTTTTGCAACGAAAAATAGATTTATAAAGCTCCAAATGGTGAATAAATGAAAATTGATATGCACGTTCATACGATAAATTCAAGATGTTCTATGAATTCTATCGATAAATTGGAAAAGATTTGCACGAAAAGTGGCATTACTCCGTTTATAGCTGACCACGACCAATTAACTAAGGTTAACTTTGGCGTAGCGGGCGAAGAAATTTCAACAGCCAAGGGCGAGTTCATAGGCTTATTTTTAACGGAACAAATTAATACTAAAGACATTTTTGAAGCATTAGATACAGTCAAAGAACAAGGTGGTCTCGTATATTTACCTCATCCTTTCGACGTTAAGAGAAGGAGAACACTTGCTAAGTTTAATATTTTAGATGATAAAGAATTTATTAAAAGAGTCGATGCTGTGGAAGTCTACAATAGCAGATGTGTCGACAATACGCCGAATTTACAAGCCAAAGAGTATGCAAAAAAGTACGACCTTTTAGCTGGTGTCGGTAGTGACAGTCACTTTTCATGGGAACTCGGCAACGCCTATATGGAAGTCGAAGATTTTGATTTAGAAAATCCTAAGCAGTTTTTAAAAGTTTTAACGAAAGCTAACAAGTCTATCAATACGGTTTTTAACTGTACAAGATCAAGACCATTGAATATGCTATTTTTCAGCAAATTATCTAAAAAAATTCATAAGTCAGGGTATGCAGAATATTTTGACAATACCCGGAGTATTTTTTAAGTTTTTAAGTTTTAGATATGTTTTATTAAGTTTTTTTATATTCACCATATTTTAAATTATTTTATTTTAAAGTAAGCTATTGTAAAATATTTTATTGTAAATTTCATTATATTGTAAGGGATATAACATATATTTGTGTGAAAAAATGGATAGTTTTGTTGAAGGAATTATGAATTTAATTTTCCAAAGTTTTATCGATACAATTTACGATCTTATCGGGATTATTGTTCCATTAATTATAATAATTGCAGTTCTTTTTGCGATGTATTATATTTACAAGAATAGATTTAGAATATTTGAAAAAGAAGGCGACCGTATGAAAAGAGAGTTGTCTGAAACGCGTAAAAAGAAAGAAAAACTGAAATAAATAAATTAATTAATTAAATTAAACATTATGATTGACTAAAAATATAAAAAAAATAAAATAATAATGATA contains:
- a CDS encoding PHP domain-containing protein — its product is MKIDMHVHTINSRCSMNSIDKLEKICTKSGITPFIADHDQLTKVNFGVAGEEISTAKGEFIGLFLTEQINTKDIFEALDTVKEQGGLVYLPHPFDVKRRRTLAKFNILDDKEFIKRVDAVEVYNSRCVDNTPNLQAKEYAKKYDLLAGVGSDSHFSWELGNAYMEVEDFDLENPKQFLKVLTKANKSINTVFNCTRSRPLNMLFFSKLSKKIHKSGYAEYFDNTRSIF